In Limisalsivibrio acetivorans, one genomic interval encodes:
- a CDS encoding aspartate carbamoyltransferase catalytic subunit, producing MSFKRKDLIGMKDLTPEEITYLLDTADKFREINERSVKKVPTLKGRTVVNLFFENSTRTRTSFEIAGKRLGADTINFSASASSTAKGETLIDTVRNIESMKTDVFVVRHAYSGSIRFIAENTEASVINAGDGLNEHPTQSLLDMLTIRQHKGDLSGLRVAIIGDITHSRVARSNIWAMKKLGVDLRLFGPGTMLPVNTDPFACHMCSSMEEAVEGADVIMMLRIQRERMGKLLLPSVREYAKFYGLNMKRYNMAAKDAIIMHPGPINRGVELSSEIADYTNSVILPQVENGVAVRMAALYLLGIKKGDNNEDPS from the coding sequence ATACCTCCTCGACACTGCGGACAAGTTCCGTGAAATCAACGAAAGAAGCGTTAAGAAAGTACCCACACTCAAAGGGCGAACCGTTGTAAACCTCTTTTTCGAAAACTCAACCAGAACCAGAACCTCCTTCGAGATAGCCGGAAAGCGTCTCGGTGCTGATACAATCAACTTCTCCGCCTCTGCAAGCTCCACTGCAAAGGGTGAGACACTCATAGACACCGTTAGGAATATTGAATCGATGAAAACCGATGTCTTCGTTGTGCGTCACGCCTACAGCGGCTCTATCAGGTTTATTGCAGAAAATACTGAAGCGTCAGTTATAAATGCGGGTGACGGCCTTAATGAACACCCTACCCAGTCTCTGCTTGATATGCTCACCATACGCCAGCACAAGGGTGACTTGAGCGGTCTTAGGGTAGCAATTATCGGCGACATCACCCACAGCCGTGTGGCACGTTCTAACATATGGGCGATGAAGAAGCTCGGTGTGGATCTCAGGCTCTTCGGACCCGGAACAATGCTGCCAGTAAATACGGATCCCTTCGCATGCCATATGTGCAGCAGTATGGAGGAGGCCGTTGAGGGTGCGGATGTTATCATGATGCTCCGTATCCAGAGGGAGCGGATGGGCAAGCTTCTCCTCCCTTCAGTAAGAGAGTATGCGAAGTTCTACGGCCTTAACATGAAGCGCTACAACATGGCCGCCAAGGATGCCATAATCATGCACCCAGGACCAATAAACAGAGGTGTGGAGCTTTCAAGCGAGATTGCGGACTACACAAATTCGGTGATACTCCCCCAGGTTGAAAACGGCGTAGCTGTCCGTATGGCGGCTCTTTACCTTCTCGGAATAAAGAAAGGAGATAACAATGAAGACCCTTCTTAA